A genomic window from Laspinema palackyanum D2c includes:
- a CDS encoding Npun_R2479 family HD domain-containing metalloprotein, translating to MFNSTALLIEAFVERLQEGYHRTYGGYKPDYAEILAWAGGMALENIANSDALYHNVEHTILVTLVGQEILRGKHIREGGVSCEDWLHFIISLLCHDIGYVKGVCRQDEDSKRLYATGRDGLKVPIPFGATDASLTPYHVDRGKLFISERFGGHRLIDAEIIKRNIELTRFPVPVDEDHKDTFNYAGMVRAADLIGQLSDPRYLQKIAALFYEFDETGANKKLNYRHPGDLRRNYPKFYWHGVFPFITQALAYLNLTQQGKQIVANLYANVFKIEHEDQQLSEVA from the coding sequence ATGTTTAATTCAACAGCACTACTCATTGAAGCTTTCGTGGAACGCCTGCAAGAAGGCTACCATCGGACCTACGGAGGATATAAACCGGATTACGCAGAAATCCTGGCTTGGGCCGGTGGTATGGCATTAGAAAATATTGCCAACAGTGATGCCCTGTATCACAACGTAGAACATACCATTTTGGTCACATTAGTCGGGCAAGAAATCCTGCGCGGTAAACATATTCGAGAAGGCGGCGTATCCTGCGAAGATTGGCTGCATTTCATTATTTCCTTGTTGTGTCATGATATTGGCTATGTCAAGGGAGTCTGTCGCCAAGATGAAGATAGCAAACGACTCTATGCCACCGGCAGAGATGGCCTGAAAGTACCCATTCCCTTTGGCGCGACCGATGCCAGTTTAACCCCCTATCACGTCGATCGCGGCAAACTTTTCATCTCCGAACGTTTCGGAGGTCACCGACTCATTGATGCAGAAATCATTAAACGGAATATCGAACTCACGCGCTTTCCCGTTCCGGTAGATGAAGATCATAAAGATACTTTTAATTATGCGGGAATGGTTAGAGCGGCAGATTTGATCGGTCAATTAAGTGATCCCCGCTACTTGCAAAAAATTGCGGCATTATTTTATGAGTTTGATGAAACCGGAGCCAACAAAAAGCTCAACTACCGCCATCCCGGAGACCTTCGTCGGAACTATCCCAAATTCTACTGGCATGGCGTTTTTCCCTTTATTACCCAGGCTCTGGCTTACCTAAATTTGACCCAACAAGGTAAACAAATTGTGGCTAACCTCTATGCCAATGTCTTCAAAATAGAACATGAAGACCAGCAGCTTTCTGAGGTGGCCTAA